In a single window of the Salmo trutta chromosome 23, fSalTru1.1, whole genome shotgun sequence genome:
- the LOC115159933 gene encoding astacin-like metalloprotease toxin 5 has protein sequence MVWFLILIWFVQVGSVPITNLTNVTTSNSTFPATVDNSTNPINNSTNVTFTATGSTASMGPRHRQNDWVKMPETREEDLQFDLAIVEGDILVSEDRLAVKSLWPENEGVTSIPYKINDYLVDRKETILAAFKLISDQTCIRFHEYTNEMNYIEFISGTGCASYVGFQGGAQSVYFGRACNVGNLCHELMHALGLHHEHTRPDRDQYVTIQWDNVVPGKENNFKVKKGDTQDLPYDYDSIMHYGTYYFSSNRNPTIHSKKRGVQIGQRNHLSPLDITRLNKLYQCE, from the exons ATGGTTTGGTTTCTGATTCTCATCTGGTTTGTCCAAG TGGGCAGTGTTCCCATCACCAATTTGACAAATGTTACTACTTCAAATTCTACTTTCCCTGCCACAG TGGACAATTCTACAAACCCCATCAACAATTCTACAAATGTGACTTTCACTGCCACAG GTTCTACTGCCTCAATGGGACCACGCCACAGACAAAATGATTGGGTTAAAATGCCTGAAACCAGAGAAG aGGACTTACAGTTCGACCTTGCTATCGTGGAGGGAGACATTCTGGTTTCG GAAGACCGATTAGCTGTGAAGTCACTTTGGCCTGAGAATGAAGGCGTCACTTCTATCCCCTACAAGATCAACGATTATCTGG TGGACAGAAAGGAAACTATACTAGCAGCGTTCAAGCTTATTTCAGACCAGACGTGTATCCGCTTCCACGAATACACCAATGAGATGAACTACATAGAGTTCATCTCTGGGACAGG CTGTGCGTCGTATGTAGGTTTCCAGGGCGGGGCCCAGTCTGTGTACTTCGGTAGAGCCTGTAACGTGGGGAACCTGTGTCATGAGCTGATGCATGCCCTGGGCCTGCACCACGAGCACACACGGCCAGACCGTGACCAATACGTCACCATACAGTGGGACAACGTGGTCCCAG GAAAAGAAAATAATTTTAAGGTGAAGAAAGGAGACACTCAGGACCTGCCCTATGACTACGACTCCATAATGCACTACGGAAC ATACTACTTCTCATCAAACCGTAACCCCACTATTCACTCCAAGAAGAGGGGAGTCCAGATTGGACAGAGAAATCACCTGAGCCCCCTGGACATAACACGCCTTAACAAACTCTATCAATGTG AATAA